GAAAAAAAAGACTACCAAGCAACACCCCTAAAGAAGCAGCTGATTTACGGTACCAAGCTTGGATATCCAAAATGTTACTTCTCGCTTCATACCGACCCACTATCAGTCTACTACCGGTATCTTCATTAATAGATATTTCTTCTTCAACATGACTTATTGGATTTAATTGTTGAATGTAAAACTCCCCTTCAAGACTTTTATACGTGTATCCATTTGGGTAGAAATCAAATGTGACTACTACTATATAAGGAGTGCTGAGAAGAACAAGAAAAACACCAACAATTAACAAACTTATATATTTATGTTTTTTCATCTTTATGAACAACCTTTACTTTAAAACATCATTATTACCATTATTACACAGGTGTGGTGCCAACTAACAGACAATGGAGAAAAATAATAATGTTATAGCATTGGAATGTGATTAGGAATTGAGGATACAAAAAAGAGTAGATGTTACTTATGTTCTTGGTATAAAGAATAATTGCAGTGTGGAGAAAATAGCGAGGGATTCATCAGTAAGAAAAATCAAGAAATAAAACGATGGAAAGTACCTGTGATCTTTGGTGAATAAAGCTTCGAACATCGTTCATAACCTATTTACAAATCAGGTATTTTTCCATTTCATGTCATATTTATAAATTCGTGCTCTTTTTTTATTTTTTAAATGGGTTTCTTCTGAGCTTAGCTTGTGATTTGCTTGCTCTTGATTTTCCACCTTGCATAGAAGCATTGTAGTGTGTAATCTCTTGGCTAGATTGGTAGTCTTTTTCAAATAGTCCACGAGCTTTTACAAACATATTCATCTTAAAGCCCTCCTTTTATATTGATATTGAGCGATACTCTGCGAAATTTTAAGTAAATCGTAGTAAATTTAATTATTTTACGCCTAACCTTTTTAAAATGAATATATTTTGAAACATACCACACTTGATTTAATTTACAAACTAGTATATAGGAATTAATATAACAAAGTTTGTAAAGCTTATGTTATATAATTAAACACCTTTATTGATAGTGAATGAAGAGTCTTCCACAACATAAGTATCCCTATCTATTATTGTGTTTTCATGATACTAGAATGCAATATTGAAGAAATTCGTTTTTGTTGTTATGATAATAAACAGGAAAGATTTAGAAAATATATTATAAAAGAGGATGAATCTTTTCACTATAAATGGGTGGTGTTTGAATGGCACAATCTTCGAAAACATTATCGAACGATTTAACCGAATTGCTAAGCACCGTTAATCATCATACCTATATTCCAAAAGGGACATTTTTATTTCAAGAAGGACAACTCGCAAATGAATTATATATTATTAAATCTGGTCGTATCCAAATAAGTAAAAACACTCCTGATGGAAAAGAGCTCACTTTACGAATATGTGGCATTAACGAAATCGTGGGCGAACTAACGCTATTTAGTGAAGGAGCGAAATACCTTTTAAGTGCTAAGGCTCTAGAAAATAGCGAAGTCGGAGTTATTAAAAAAGAGGAACTAGAAGAAAAGCTCTCTCATAATAATGCATTAGCTATTGAATTTATGAAATGGATGAGCGACCACTTCCGAAGAACACAAACTAAATTTCGCGACTTAATTTTATACGGTAAAAAAGGTGCTCTCTATTCAACACTGATTCGAATGGTAAATAGTTATGGTGTAGAATCAGCCAATGGATTTTTAATTGATATGAAGCTTACGAACCAAGAATTAGCCGGTTTTTGTGGGACATCACGTGAAGTGGTTAATCGGTTGTTAAGTGATCTAAAAAAAGAGGACATTGTTAGCATTCAAAAAGGTAAGATTACGATTCATAACTTAGACTACTTACGAGATGTCATAGGTTGTGAAAACTGTCCAATTGATATATGTGAAATTGATTAATGGAAGGATTTGCAACCGAAAAAAAACGCCTCTGATTTAATACAGCGACGTTTTCACCCTCCTATATACGACATTTCGATTTTTTCTCGTGATGGAGTGGCTTCATTACGTTCGTCGGAATACCGATCATCTCTTCTACTCCATATGTTCTGAATTTCACTTGTGATATAAGATATTGAGTTACTTTGTAATAAGTATTTTAAATCATATCCTTTATTAGCGAATAAACATGTATATAATTTTCCATCTGCAGAAATTCTGGCTCTAGTGCAACTAGAACAGAAAGATTCAGAAACAGATGTGATAAATCCAATTTCCCCAATAGCACCTTGATATTTATACCGTTGGGCAACTTCTCCAAAGTAATTGGAATCTACCAGTGATAGATCAAAGTGTTGTGTTAGCTGATCTAAAATCTCTTTCTTTGTCATCACATTCTTAAAGTCCCATCCGTTACTATTTCCGACATCCATATATTCAATAAAGCGTAAGGAAATATCCTGATCTTTGAAATAACTGGCCATCGGGATAACTTGATGGTCATTCATTCCTTTTTTGACAACCATGTTTAACTTCACACCTAGCCCCGCTCGTTTAGCAGCATCTATCCCTTTTAGTACAGGACTAACCCCTACATTCCTGCCATTTATTTCTTTAAAAACATCATTATGAATCGCATCTAAGCTAATATTGACCCGCTTCAATCCTGCTTTCTTTAATTGCTGTGCATACTTGGGTAAATAAATACCATTTGTCGTTAAGCCTATGTCTTCTATTCCCTCTATGTTCACTAGCTTCTTGATTAACTCATCAAGGTTGCTTCTAAGTAATGGCTCTCCACCTGTAATGCGAATCTTCTTCACCCCTAAATGGGCGAAAGACGTAGCTAACGTTTCTATTTCCTCAAAGGAAAGCAAGTCACATTCGTTCATAAACGGATGATCCACCCCAAAAATCTCTGCTGGCATACAGTACGTACATCTAAAATTACATCGGTCGATTACCGATATTCGCAAATCTTGTAATGGTCGATTATACACATCTTTGTTGTTCATTATATCCCACCTAACTTTCTAGTTATCTACCATTCATTTGTTGGTATTATTTGAAGAGCTTCACCTTTGAATGTTCGTTCACCAAACAATGTAATTAGTTTACAAGAGGGAATACATCCTCCACCGTCGCTTTGAATAATATCATATTCTGCAAGCATTCCACTTCCAATTTCCTGACCTTTATCTAGTACTCTAACTTTTTGCCCTTCTAATGTGCGCAAACTTGCTCTTAGCAAAAAGGTTGACCACTCTTCCCAATTCGTTACAATATAAGCTCCTTCTCCATTTCCTAAATAACCTAATAAACATTCAGACTCATCTAAGTCTCCAACTGTTCTCTCTTGTATAGACTTGATAAGATGATGGATAGCACGATATTGTTCTAACGTTAGGTCTCCTCGGAATTGAATCAATAGGCTGTTCTCTTCTAGATTTGGATACAGATTGCATATCTGTCCCTCCCCGAAGGTGAAGCACTTTGATGTAGACTTTAATCTCTCATCTTGTAAAGCTACTTGTAAAAGGGTATTATTACAATCGGTCAAGGTTGCTTGAAGCATAAGTCTCACTCCTCTCCTTCGTCAGTTCGTTACGCACGCTCATGTTTATCAAGCTTACGCCACTTTCCATAGAAGAGTAAGGCTATGAATGATGAAGCGATTGCGATGATTGTGTACATATAAACATGTTCAAATTCCTTACCAAAAAAAGCTTCTATCGTCCATTGAAGCATTACGACATTGAGGAAAATACTACATAATATAGCTACCCAACATATTTTTTTACCCATGGCGTACTTCCCTCCCAACAGCGTAGACGACATCCCCTTTTACCTCTAACAAAATCTTCGGTAATTCACGCTGAGGAGGTCCAGCCATTGGTTGACCTGAATCAACGTTAAAGAAACCACGATGGCACGGGCATAATAATACTTCTTCTTTTTTTTCATAAAAAACTGGACACTGAAGATGGGTACATTTATTGTTATACGCTTTTAATTCTCCATTTTTCGTATGAACTAATAATGCAGGTTCACTATCAGTTGGATAATGAAACTCTAGTGATTCTCCCTTTGGTAGTTCAGAGAGCTTCCCTATTTCTACTTTCTCTGAATCCTCTTCCCTGTCATCCATCATGGCTTTGATGGAAAAAGGTAGTGTAGCAATTCCTAATGTAAGAGAAGCCCCTACTGCTGATTTTAAAAACGCTCGTCGATTAAATCGTAGATCTTCGCTTCTGTTTAAGTTATCGACTAAATTAATCATATCGTCGTCAGCTTTACGCTGGTTTTGTCTTTGATTTTGATTGTTCTTTTCATCCACCATTCTGTTCATCCTCCTTACATGCCGATACCCTTTATAGTTCTATCAATCACTATAAACGCCAAAGAATTCAGGCACGTACTCCCATTTGTTTCCTTCTTGAGGTTTCTTTCCTTCTACTAAATTCATTTGAGTACGCTTACGACGAAGTTGCATCATTTCATCATAATCAATAAAACGAATGGCATCACTAGGACAAACAGATGCACACATCGGAGCAATATCATGTTTAGATCGGTCATAGCACATATCACATTTGTACATTTTGTTTTCTTCAAAATCGAACTTAGGAATACCAAATGGACAACCAAACGTACAATTTCGACACCCGATACATTTCTCTTCCATAGCAGAAAGGACGACACCTTCTTCGGTAATTTGAATCGCATTTGCCGGACACACTCGTGCACAAGCAGGGTCCTTACATTGCATACAAAGCATTGGGTAGGTTTGGCGACTTTCCATGAAATCTACATACTCTACATAGTTACGTTCCTTCGCATCATGGTCCCCACATTCTCTACAAGCAGCTTGACAAGCTCGACACCCGATACAACGCTCAAATTCAAGATACATAATTTTATTCATGATTTGACCTCCTTAAAAGTGGTAGCCTTCTCTAGATAGGAGAAGGCATCTCATATTTTGCTACTTTTTGTATCTTCACAGCACATACTTTAAACTCTGGCATGCGAGAAATAGGATCTAAGCATGGATTTGTTAATTGATTGACAGACAATTCTTTGCCCCAATGATAAGGAATAAATACCGTATCTTCTCGAATTGCTTTCGTTAATTTCACTTCAACAGTCATGGAAGAACGTCTTGTAGTTAATTTACAGAAGTCTCCATTTTGGAAATTATATTGACTAGCAAGCTCTGGATGCATCTCTACATATGGCATCGGACACTGTTCCATCAGAAAATCTACTCGTCGTGTTTGGTTACCAGTTAAGTAGTGGTACACCACTCTTCCTGTCGTCAAAATGTGCGGATAATCCTCTGTAGGAATTTCTCCTGGTTCCCGCCAATCTACGATAGCTAAATTTGCTTTCCCGTCTTCTGTGGCGAATCGTTCTTTAAACATGGTTGGTGTTCCTGGATGATCCTCAGAAGGACAAGGCCAAAACACCCCATCTTGTTCGTCAATCTTGTCGTACGTAACTCCGTAATAGTCGGCTTTTCCACCTTTGGTAGCTATACGGAATTCTTCGAAAATTTCACTAACATTTTTATAATCAAAATATTTTCCTTTACCCATACGTTTAGCAATCTCACTCATAATTTCCCAATCTGTTTTGGAATCCCCGTATGGTTCACGTACTTTTCGGATGCGTATTACTCTACCTTCAATATTCGTCGTAGTCCCTTCATCTTCAGCCCAGGAAGTAGCTGGAAGTACGACGTCAGCGTATTCTGCTGTTTCAGATAAGAAAAAATCACTGACAACTAAGAAATCCAACTTTTTAAAGCCGTCCCAAATGTATTCTGTATTCGGTGCAGAAACAGCTGGATTACTACAAATAACATGCATCGCGCGAATATTGCCTTTTTGAATTTCATCAAACATTTCGTATGCAGAGACTCCTGGTTTTGGCATCTCTTCAGGGTCAATCCCCCACACACTTGAGATATATTTTACTGCTTCTGGATCTGTTAATTTACGATACCCTGGTAACAAGTCTGATTTTTGTCCGTGTTCACGACCACCTTGCCCATTTCCTTGACCAGTAAAGGTTGCTACTCCAGAAGCAAATTTACCAATATGACCTTTTAATAGAGACATAGACGAATATAGGGCAACGTTATCTACACCTTTGGATTGCTGCTCCACACCACGAGCGAACATGACGACTGAACGCTTTGAACGTCCGAAAATATGGGCAGCTTTTAGAATCTTTTCAACAGAGATGCCGGTTTTTTCGGCAGTATATTCAGGAGTGAACTGTGCTACTTGTTCTATTAGTTGCTCATAATTATTGCATCGTTCCTGAACGTACGCTTCATCTACATAACCCTCTTTAACAAGAATATGCATCATTCCATTCGCTAAGGCGGAATCAGTTCCAGGTTTTAAATCTAAATGAACATCTGCAACACGCGCAGTTGGCGTTTCCCGAGGGTCAACGACAATCATTTTTGCACCTTTGTCCTTGGCTTTCCAAAACCATTGAATACTAGTAGGATGACATTCTGCTGTATTTGAGCCAGCCATAAAGAAACAATCACTATGCTCAAGTTCAGGCCATGGAAGTGTTGACCCTCTATCTACACCAAATGTTCTAATAAATCCTCCTGCAGCAGAACTCATACAAAACCTACCATTATAATCAATATACCTAGTGCCTAACGCTACCCGTGCGTACTTCCCTACCAAATAACATTTTTCGTTTGTCATGGAGACCCCACCGAAAACAGACAACGCATCTTTTCCGTACTCAGACTGTAGGCCTTTGTAGTTCTTCTCTATTACATCTAGTGCCTCTTTCCATGATGCTTCCACGAACTTACCATTCTTCTTAATAAGAGGCTTTTTGATACGGTCTTCATGTTCAATAGTTTGATAGGCTGTCACACCTTTAGGGCACATTTTCCCCATCGTTACTGGCCAGTCATAACGCGGCTCTACACCTCTTACCTCACCAGTACGTTTGTGGACTCGAATATGCATTCCACATTGCATTCCACAATAACAGCAGTGCGTTGTAATTAGTTTTTCATCTTTGTGCTGTAAATTCTTCACGCCTTTTTTTGCGACAAAATCACTCATTACTGATCCCCTCCATGTACCGTTGTTTGTTTGTTTTCACTTGAATCACTTTCATAAAAGTCTTCGCTTCGTTTCTTTCCAAATCCGGACATTTGTATCCCATTTCTCGTTTCGATAGGCTGGAATGGATTTCCTTGGGATCCTCCCATATTTAATTGCTTCATCACCCGAATTCTCCTTCGGCAAGCTGGACAATAATCAGCTAAAAAGGTGCCATCCTCTAACTGCAAATCAAAAGATTGAACATCCAATATCCCTTTTACATCACTAATTTGATCATCATTACTATACATTGCACCACAGCTATGACATGGTCTTGTATCGATTTGAACTTTTTCTTGATAGTTCATCGGAACTGCTGTCGTAAGTGGACGTATTGGTAAATGAAATAGCTTACCAAACGGAAAATAAATCAATAAAATGACTACTGTTACTTGATGAATCAATGTTAAATAGTGGTGCATGAAGCCTTCTAACAATACATATGAGACAGTTAAAAATAATCCTGTTATCGTAACAGCAAGTAAGATATATAAAGGTAGAATGTCAAATTCGAATCGTTGAGTAACTTTTACATCATTGTCTTTAATGCGTCGATAGAGTGCCATACAAGCTCCGATTAATACTAAGGACGCTGTTATATTTAAGCCATTGTAGATTATTTCAGCTAATAGGCCATGGGCCGGCATAATCATCGTTGGTATATTGAACACGACAATTTGATATGTTTCAGGATCAATTAGATCAAATCGCATCCAACCAAAAGTTAATCCAAATGTGATCGCAAACGAACCAATACACCCCCATGAAATCAACCAATGTTGAATTCCTCGATACAGTCCTCTTTTAAATATGAATTTCTGAAGAAAGATATTTTCAAGAGCAGTTATGAAGACGGATTTTAAGTTTCTATTTTTCCGCTCGCGTGTTCGTAAATTTTTAAAGCTTCTATGAATGACCTTATGTGTAGCAGGACGTAATAACCAAGCACACATTCGGATAGTTAAGCCTATTGCAAAAATCAATGAGGATAATAAATAACCTAATAAGGCCATATCCATATGCTTAAACTGACCTGTAGAAATCCATACCGATATCGATAATATCAACACAACAAAAAATGCATACATACTCGTTTTGGAATAAAACGATTTTTCTATACTGCTCATTCCTTTTCCCCCTTTGTCCTATTGGAATAGAGCTATCTTGGACGTCGTTGTTATTAATATCATTGTAAAGGTCCATCCCATCACTAAACTGTGATGAATGTCACTATTTGATCTGAAGTTTCATTGGTGTTGTTTTTTTGTCACAAATAAAAGCTGTCTAGTCTTATGGAAACCTTTACAATTAAGTGAACATAGCAATCCTTCATTACAAAGTGTGATAGATATCACTTCTTGTTTGCTTCTCACTCGTTACAATAAAACAAAAGAGAATGAGGAAGGATGAGATAGAATGTTCTCAGGAGAAGTTATTGCTATAACAAGTGGTAAAGGTGGTGTTGGAAAGTCAACCGTATCCGTAAATCTTGCTCTAGCATTAAAAAAGCTTGGAAAAAAGGTCGCTATAGTAGATCTAGATATATATGGGTTTAGTGTTCCTAAGTTATTAGGAATCTCAGCTAGACCAAAAACAATAAATGAACGAATTATACCTGTAGAAGCGCACGGTGTTAAAGTCATGTCGATGGGATTCCTCATTAAAGGAAATGAACCTGTTGTATGGAGAGGGCCAATGCTTGGTAAAATGGTCAATCATTTTTGGAGTGATGTACAATGGGGAGAACTTGATTATATGATCTTGGACTTACCACCAGGTACTGGGGACGTCGCGCTCGATATGCACCAACTTATTCCACAAAGCAAGGAAATTATAGTGACCACACCTCATGAAGCTGCTACACACGTAGCAGAACGCGCGGGGTCTATGGCAATCAAAACGGATCATGAAATTATTGGTGTCGTAGAGAATATGGCATTCTTCACACCACCTGGTACAAAGGATCAATATTTTCTATTTGGAAAAGGTGGAGGAGAAACATTAGCTGATACATTGAACACAGAATTAATTAGCTCTCTACCCATAGAACCACCTTATCCAGACGGAACAACACCTGTTTTGTATGAAGAAGGCACTGTCCTACATGATTATTTCTTATCGTTGGCTAAGAACGTTTTAGTAAAGACGAACCAAACTTCCAGAGTGTAATTGTAATAGAGGATTTCACTAAAGACAGATTCATAACGAATTAATTCACATCTGAATTAACTCGCTACTAAGCTAGATTCTTAATTAAACACAAAAAAGCTCAGAGAAAAAACTGAGGTGCCCCCTGTCAAGTAGACAGTGGAAATAATATAAAGTCTTAAGCGGCTTTAGCTCTATATTCCATAGGGCTAAGGCCGTTTAATCTTTCTTGATATCTTTCATGATTGTAAAAGTATATGTATTCCTCTACGGCTGAAGGCAATTCTTCGTACGTATCGTACTTATGTAAATAATACTTCTCACATTTAAGTGTTCCCCAGAAGGATTCCATTGGCCCATTATCTATACACCTACCCACTCTAGACATGCTTTGGTGTATTCCTGCTTTATCTATCTTTCGTTTAAAACCATGTGAAATATATTAAAACCCACGATCACTATGCTGGAAATCCCACATTTCCTTACCACCTCACGTATCGAGTACCTTCCTGATAAATAGGCTTTGACCGCATTCAGCTTAAACTCTTTTGAGTAGGATGTATTTGATTTTGCTTCTTCAAGTCCAGCTTCACCAAGAGTTTCAAACTTATGTATCCAGAATCGAATCGTAGACCAATTCAAGTTATACATAGAAGCAACCTCATTGATGGAATAATGTTCGTTACGAATAAGGTTAATAATAGTAAGTCCACAGTGGAAAAAGAACTTCTCGACATACAAAAAACCCCCTAAGATAAACAGTTTTATTTTATACTGTCTACCTTAGGGGGAGCATCTCATTTTTTCTAAGCTTTTTGTTATTTAACTTCACCTCCCCATATATATTGCTGAAGATTCGTATGGGATTCCTATACCATTTTCATACATAATAGTCCGCTACATTGAAAAGGAGGATATGGTACAACTCGCTTGCGGTGATGACCTATCACCAGAATGTGGTATATAGCATTCACTTTTTCTGAGTAGAAGTGAAAATCATCTCTGGAAATAGTCTTTTAAATAAATGCTCAATTGTTGAATAAACAATTTTATTAAACGACATTTCTTTCGTAAGCCAAACCTCTCGTTTACTCCTTAGCTATAACTATTAACATTTCACTTTTGCATTTTTTCTGGAGTAGTAGTACCAACAGATTACTAGGCTAATGGAATAGTATCCAAGGAATAAATATAAAGCGATGTTTGCCGTTCCGAATGTAGATAAGGACCAACCGAAAACCTTTGGAATGACAAATGCTCCGTATGCTGCTATGGCAGCTGTGAAACCTAAGATTGGCGCAGCTAAATTTGCTTTTTCCCCTACGAATATGAATGGGATCATTCGGAATGTAGACCCATTCGCAATGCCTGTTGCAAAGAATAGAACAACGAACATTGTTACGAAACCGCCAACATTTCCAGCATTAAGGAAATATAATACTCCGAGCGTTGCTACAATAAGTAATAAAATATCATAGAAAGTAACTTTTGCTCCACTTCCAACTTTATCAGCAAGCCAACCACCAACTGGACGAATACCTGCTCCTACTAATGGTCCTAAGAACGCTAATGCAACAGCATTTGTCTCTGGAAATTCAGAATTTATCAATAAAGGAAACGCTGCAGAGTAACCAATAAAGGATCCAAAACACATCGTATATAACCAAGCCATAATCCATGTGTGTTTCTCTTTAAACATAGCTGATTGTTGTTTAAATGATTGCTTCGCTTCTGGTAAGTTATCCATTCCAAAAAACGCTAGGATTGTTACAAACAAAATCGGTAACACCCAAACAAAGGCAGCGTTTTGAATAAATATATTATTGCCCTCAGTCAATTCCTGGCCTCCCCCAAAAAGCATCCCTAACCAAGGTACAAATATGATAATCGGTGTTACAAATTGAACTAAACTAACACCTAGATTTCCTAACCCAGCATTAATACCATTAGCGGTACCCTTTTTGTGCTTTGGAAAGAATGGACTAATATTTGCCATGGAAGAAGAGAAGTTACCTCCTCCAATCCCACACAATGCAGCTAACAATGCCATTACAACAAATGGTGTTCCTGGATTTTGAACTGCAATTCCAATTCCGATGGCTGGCAATAATAATGCCCCTGTGCTAATTACTGTCCAATTTCGTCCCCCTACAATACCAGGCATAAATGTAAAGAAAATTCGAAGTGTTGCTCCTACTAAACCTGGCAATGCTGCAAGTGTAAATAATTCACTCTGTGAAAATGCAAACCCAACTTGGTTTAAACGAACTGCTGTAACAGACCATATCTGCCACACGACAAATGCTAACATAAGAGCCATTACAGAGATCCAAAGATTTCGACTTGCTCGCTTCTTTCCTTCACGCTCCCAAAATTCCTGGTTTTCAGGATTCCAAACCACTTCTAATTTTTCAATTCCCATCTATATTCCCCTCCCGCTTTTTTAAAAACGTAAATAGATTCATCATGGCCAATGATTTCTTACGTTTATAGTAAGAGAGAGAATGGGTTTACAGATGTGACTTATATCACACTTTCGCGTGTTGTCAAATAGTGTTCACAAACAAGATGTGAAATGTTCACAAATCGATTGCGTGCTCTTCCCATTTCAATCACTTTCTGGTTGTATAACATACGTTAAAGTAAGTAATAAAAAGGATAAGAATATACTTATCGCTACATATAACCAAGCTGTTCTCATTTCGCCTGATTCCATCGCTACATAAATAGCAGTTGGAATGGTTTGTGTTTTTCCGGGTATGTTTCCTGCAAACATCAATGTAGCACCAAATTCACCAAACGCTCTCGTGAAGCTTAGAAGTCCACCTGTAACTAAAGCCTGTTTAGCTAGTGGAAGTGACACTCGTCCGAACACTTGAAATTCATTTGCCCCATCAACCCGAGCAGCTTGTTCAATATCGTGATTGATTTGTCTAAAACCCACCTTGGCACTCTGATACATCAAAGGAAAAGCTACAACTGAGGCAGCAATAACAGCAGCTGTAGAGGTAAAAAGGATAGATTGATTAAATAAAATGTTGATTCCCCTCCCTACAAGACTGTTTTCACCAAAGAATACAATTAACATAAAACCAATAACGGATGGTGGTAATACAATAGGTAGTAACAGAGCTGTATCAATGAATACTTTCCCTTTAAATGTTGCAGAACTTAATCGTTTCCCTAACAAGGTACCAATAAAAACTACTAGAAGTGTAGCTATCGAGGCAACAACAATTGACAATTGAATTGGCGACCAAAACTGTTCGTACATATTTTCACCTACATCTATTCCTTAATCTTAAGTGGTACAAAACCAGAATCCTCAAACACCTTCTGAGCCTTGGAATTTGTTAAGAAGGAAACAAAACTATTGGCAATGGTTTTATTCGAAGAATCGTCAATCACGCCTATAGAATACATGATTTGGGAATATGTATCTTCACTAACTCGTTTCATGACTTGCACCTTATTGGAAGAGCGAGCATCAGATTGATAAACAATCCCCCCCACTACAGAACCTTGCTCAACAAGAGACAGAACATGACGGACATCCTTTGCATACACAAGCTGTTTTTGTAATGTCTCCCACAATCCAATTGATGTTAAAGCTTCTTTAGCATACATTCCTGCAGGTACAGTATTTGGATGGCCAATCGCAAACTTTTGATTACTCTGAGCTAAGTCATTAAAAGTCATCACTTTTTCTTCCCTTTTTGATTTAATAACAACAAGTTGATTAGATAACAAGTCAACAACACCATCCTGTCTCATCTTTTCTTCATTGATTAAATCAAGAACATTCTGCTTATTCGCAGATATATAAACATCCACAGGAGCTCCTTGTACAATTTGATTTTTTAATGCACCTGAACCACCATAATTAAAAAAAAGCTCAATTTTGGGGTTTTCTTTTTCAAATTGTTCTTGTAATGTAACTAATGGTTCTTTCAAACTAGCAGCAGCAGATATGGTTATCTCCTTTGTTTGGGAAGGTTTTATACTATTACATCCAACCATTGAAATACTTAAAACTAGCAGTACTATGAGTTTGAACCAAGTGTTTATAGTCATGCCTTTTTCTCCTTGCTCTAACTTAAATAACGATAGTATAAATTTTTCGCTTCAGAAATATCATTCGTTCCGTGAATAAAAACTCTTCCATCA
This genomic stretch from Pontibacillus yanchengensis harbors:
- the fdhF gene encoding formate dehydrogenase subunit alpha; this encodes MSDFVAKKGVKNLQHKDEKLITTHCCYCGMQCGMHIRVHKRTGEVRGVEPRYDWPVTMGKMCPKGVTAYQTIEHEDRIKKPLIKKNGKFVEASWKEALDVIEKNYKGLQSEYGKDALSVFGGVSMTNEKCYLVGKYARVALGTRYIDYNGRFCMSSAAGGFIRTFGVDRGSTLPWPELEHSDCFFMAGSNTAECHPTSIQWFWKAKDKGAKMIVVDPRETPTARVADVHLDLKPGTDSALANGMMHILVKEGYVDEAYVQERCNNYEQLIEQVAQFTPEYTAEKTGISVEKILKAAHIFGRSKRSVVMFARGVEQQSKGVDNVALYSSMSLLKGHIGKFASGVATFTGQGNGQGGREHGQKSDLLPGYRKLTDPEAVKYISSVWGIDPEEMPKPGVSAYEMFDEIQKGNIRAMHVICSNPAVSAPNTEYIWDGFKKLDFLVVSDFFLSETAEYADVVLPATSWAEDEGTTTNIEGRVIRIRKVREPYGDSKTDWEIMSEIAKRMGKGKYFDYKNVSEIFEEFRIATKGGKADYYGVTYDKIDEQDGVFWPCPSEDHPGTPTMFKERFATEDGKANLAIVDWREPGEIPTEDYPHILTTGRVVYHYLTGNQTRRVDFLMEQCPMPYVEMHPELASQYNFQNGDFCKLTTRRSSMTVEVKLTKAIREDTVFIPYHWGKELSVNQLTNPCLDPISRMPEFKVCAVKIQKVAKYEMPSPI
- the moaA gene encoding GTP 3',8-cyclase MoaA; the encoded protein is MNNKDVYNRPLQDLRISVIDRCNFRCTYCMPAEIFGVDHPFMNECDLLSFEEIETLATSFAHLGVKKIRITGGEPLLRSNLDELIKKLVNIEGIEDIGLTTNGIYLPKYAQQLKKAGLKRVNISLDAIHNDVFKEINGRNVGVSPVLKGIDAAKRAGLGVKLNMVVKKGMNDHQVIPMASYFKDQDISLRFIEYMDVGNSNGWDFKNVMTKKEILDQLTQHFDLSLVDSNYFGEVAQRYKYQGAIGEIGFITSVSESFCSSCTRARISADGKLYTCLFANKGYDLKYLLQSNSISYITSEIQNIWSRRDDRYSDERNEATPSREKIEMSYIGG
- a CDS encoding MFS transporter — protein: MSSIEKSFYSKTSMYAFFVVLILSISVWISTGQFKHMDMALLGYLLSSLIFAIGLTIRMCAWLLRPATHKVIHRSFKNLRTRERKNRNLKSVFITALENIFLQKFIFKRGLYRGIQHWLISWGCIGSFAITFGLTFGWMRFDLIDPETYQIVVFNIPTMIMPAHGLLAEIIYNGLNITASLVLIGACMALYRRIKDNDVKVTQRFEFDILPLYILLAVTITGLFLTVSYVLLEGFMHHYLTLIHQVTVVILLIYFPFGKLFHLPIRPLTTAVPMNYQEKVQIDTRPCHSCGAMYSNDDQISDVKGILDVQSFDLQLEDGTFLADYCPACRRRIRVMKQLNMGGSQGNPFQPIETRNGIQMSGFGKKRSEDFYESDSSENKQTTVHGGDQ
- a CDS encoding 4Fe-4S dicluster domain-containing protein, with the translated sequence MNKIMYLEFERCIGCRACQAACRECGDHDAKERNYVEYVDFMESRQTYPMLCMQCKDPACARVCPANAIQITEEGVVLSAMEEKCIGCRNCTFGCPFGIPKFDFEENKMYKCDMCYDRSKHDIAPMCASVCPSDAIRFIDYDEMMQLRRKRTQMNLVEGKKPQEGNKWEYVPEFFGVYSD
- a CDS encoding Crp/Fnr family transcriptional regulator, which encodes MAQSSKTLSNDLTELLSTVNHHTYIPKGTFLFQEGQLANELYIIKSGRIQISKNTPDGKELTLRICGINEIVGELTLFSEGAKYLLSAKALENSEVGVIKKEELEEKLSHNNALAIEFMKWMSDHFRRTQTKFRDLILYGKKGALYSTLIRMVNSYGVESANGFLIDMKLTNQELAGFCGTSREVVNRLLSDLKKEDIVSIQKGKITIHNLDYLRDVIGCENCPIDICEID
- a CDS encoding ubiquinol-cytochrome c reductase iron-sulfur subunit, with amino-acid sequence MVDEKNNQNQRQNQRKADDDMINLVDNLNRSEDLRFNRRAFLKSAVGASLTLGIATLPFSIKAMMDDREEDSEKVEIGKLSELPKGESLEFHYPTDSEPALLVHTKNGELKAYNNKCTHLQCPVFYEKKEEVLLCPCHRGFFNVDSGQPMAGPPQRELPKILLEVKGDVVYAVGREVRHG
- a CDS encoding P-loop NTPase, with amino-acid sequence MFSGEVIAITSGKGGVGKSTVSVNLALALKKLGKKVAIVDLDIYGFSVPKLLGISARPKTINERIIPVEAHGVKVMSMGFLIKGNEPVVWRGPMLGKMVNHFWSDVQWGELDYMILDLPPGTGDVALDMHQLIPQSKEIIVTTPHEAATHVAERAGSMAIKTDHEIIGVVENMAFFTPPGTKDQYFLFGKGGGETLADTLNTELISSLPIEPPYPDGTTPVLYEEGTVLHDYFLSLAKNVLVKTNQTSRV